From Acropora muricata isolate sample 2 chromosome 14, ASM3666990v1, whole genome shotgun sequence, one genomic window encodes:
- the LOC136898184 gene encoding growth arrest and DNA damage-inducible protein GADD45 alpha-like — MTHDQTIENETEEFHGEEMGDMVQRLKVRRALQEVLHQSQLQGNLVLGVHEAANELAVGEDAIRLCLLVENPHADPGIQVHCRLIEAYCWEWAIPVIKVNNSRKLWEMTEHQGTLREPLHCVLVKNLVAEVNPVSTVLDFARGAPAPMLNII, encoded by the exons ATGACTCACGATCAAACCATTGAAAACGAAACAGAAGAATTCCATGGCGAAGAAATGGG TGACATGGTTCAAAGACTCAAAGTTCGCCGGGCTTTGCAAGAAGTTTTGCATCAAAGCCAGTTACAGGGAAATCTAGTGTTGGGTGTACATGAAGCTGCCAATGAACTAGCTGT GGGTGAAGATGCGATACGCTTGTGTTTATTGGTAGAAAATCCACATGCTGATCCTGGAATCCAAGTCCATTGCCGGCTGATTGAGGCATATTGTTGGGAGTGGGCAATTCCTGTCATTAAG GTGAACAACAGCCGCAAGTTGTGGGAGATGACAGAACATCAAGGAACTTTAAGAGAACCTTTGCACTGTGTTCTTGTTAAG AATTTGGTTGCCGAGGTCAATCCTGTATCTACAGTTCTTGATTTTGCACGAGGAGCCCCTGCCCCAATGCTGAACATCATCTAA